A stretch of Planococcus citri chromosome 5, ihPlaCitr1.1, whole genome shotgun sequence DNA encodes these proteins:
- the LOC135846574 gene encoding cyclin-dependent kinase 11B-like, translated as MDDQSDDSMEYRSSKRRFTKKHDSSDSHLSISDDDEEDAGESLEIKPPQARVYKHSHHRRPEKHSSRKSSSRAYPKDHKMDRLSEEYRRKKAYLHHAHLKAYEPERQLKGEEEYRRSSSGSKKAYPHHSAHREHRKKRSHQEPKVEVYAAKEYDEYQRGKKDYSHREHREHRKKHSHQESKVEVYAKEPEVKRKRHHESSDSRRRDRAGSPPEKAEHSRHSKSSMVVVSEDSASSAGEKETVVDVEVSPPVLKDEETTPKAAPERDDQKEEEEVEEEEEEGEDSSDSSESSSSESDSNSGSSSTSSSSNSTSEDAEDDDENENKSISRDDENTKDSSVKEDSSPPMVQALNDIDPDIQLEKDTLPSYFPAIQGCRSVEEFQCLNRIEEGTYGVVYRAREKRTDKIVALKRLKMEKEKDGFPITSLREINTLLKAQHPNIVTVKEIVVGSNMDKIFIVMDYVEHDLKSLMETMKQKKQGFSSSEVKCLMLQLLRAVNHLHDNWILHRDLKTSNLLFSHTGVLKVGDFGLAREYGSPLKQYTPVVVTLWYRAPELLLGAKEYSTCIDMWSVGCIFAELLCMEPLFPGKSEHDQVHRIFRALGTPNSRIWPDYPNLPLVPRLATFGEFPAHSIKSKFVPSIVSDIGYDLLASFLTYDTKKRITAETALKHSYFSEHPPPTEPAMFPTWPSKSEPGYRKAIAASSPKPPSGGQRYKDLKDDDGFYIGVGEDNRGFNLKSTFSLKF; from the coding sequence ATGGATGACCAAAGTGACGACTCGATGGAGTACCGAAGCAGTAAGCGTCGTTTTACCAAGAAGCACGATTCTTCCGATTCCCATTTGAGTATTTcagacgacgacgaagaagacgCCGGCGAATCGCTAGAAATTAAACCACCCCAAGCCAGAGTTTACAAACACTCTCATCATAGACGTCCGGAGAAACATTCGAGCAGAAAATCATCGTCGAGAGCTTATCCGAAAGACCACAAAATGGATAGATTGAGCGAAGAGTATCGACGAAAAAAGGCGTACTTGCATCACGCACATTTAAAAGCTTACGAACCTGAAAGACAACTGAAAGGCGAAGAGGAATATCGTCGCAGTAGCAGCGGTAGTAAAAAAGCGTACCCGCATCACAGCGCACATCGCGAACATCGTAAGAAACGTTCTCATCAAGAACCTAAAGTCGAAGTGTACGCTGCCAAAGAATACGACGAGTATCAGCGCGGTAAGAAAGATTATTCGCATCGTGAGCATCGCGAACATCGTAAAAAACATTCCCATCAAGAATCCAAAGTCGAAGTTTACGCCAAAGAACCCGAAGTGAAACGTAAACGTCATCACGAGTCGTCGGATTCTCGTCGTCGAGATCGTGCGGGTAGTCCGCCCGAAAAAGCAGAACATTCCAGACACTCCAAGTCGTCGATGGTTGTTGTTTCCGAAGACTCGGCTAGTTCGGCGGGTGAAAAAGAGACCGTCGTCGATGTGGAAGTGTCACCTCCGGTTTTGAAAGATGAAGAAACTACACCTAAGGCTGCGCCTGAACGGGACGACCaaaaggaagaagaagaagtagaagaagaggaagaagaaggCGAAGACAGTTCCGATAGCAGCGAATCGTCCAGCTCGGAAAGCGATTCGAATTCGGGCAGTAGCTCGACCAGTAGTTCGTCAAATAGCACTTCGGAAGATGCCGAAGATGACGATGAAAATGAGAACAAATCGATTTCTCGCGACGACGAAAATACTAAAGATAGTTCGGTTAAGGAAGACTCGTCGCCTCCGATGGTGCAAGCGTTGAACGATATCGATCCGGATATCCAACTTGAAAAGGATACGTTACCGAGTTACTTTCCGGCCATTCAAGGCTGTCGTAGCGTCGAAGAATTCCAATGCTTGAATCGTATCGAAGAAGGAACCTACGGCGTCGTTTATCGAGCCAGAGAAAAAAGAACCGATAAAATAGTCGCTCTGAAAagattaaaaatggaaaaagaaaaggacGGCTTTCCTATAACGTCGCTGCGCGAAATAAACACCTTGCTGAAAGCTCAACATCCGAACATCGTCACCGTCAAAGAAATCGTAGTAGGTAGTAATatggataaaattttcatcgtcaTGGATTACGTCGAACACGATTTGAAATCGCTGATGGAAACGATGAAACAGAAAAAGCAAGGTTTCAGCTCCAGCGAAGTGAAATGTTTAATGTTGCAGTTACTTCGAGCAGTCAATCATCTTCACGATAATTGGATTCTACATCGTGATTTAAAAACGTCCAATCTGCTGTTTAGTCATACAGGTGTTCTGAAAGTAGGAGATTTCGGTCTAGCTCGCGAATACGGATCGCCTCTCAAACAGTACACGCCAGTCGTAGTCACACTTTGGTATAGAGCTCCGGAACTGTTGCTAGGAGCTAAAGAATACTCCACTTGTATCGATATGTGGTCGGTGGGCTGTATTTTCGCCGAATTACTCTGCATGGAACCGCTATTCCCAGGTAAATCCGAACACGATCAAGTGCATCGCATTTTCAGAGCACTCGGTACACCTAATTCGAGAATTTGGCCCGATTATCCGAATCTTCCGCTCGTACCGAGGTTGGCAACATTCGGCGAATTCCCCGCGCATAGTATTAAATCGAAATTCGTGCCGAGTATAGTGAGCGATATCGGATACGATTTGCTGGCTAGTTTTTTGACCTACGATACTAAAAAACGTATTACAGCCGAGACAGCTCTCAAACACAGCTATTTCAGCGAACATCCTCCACCGACTGAGCCAGCTATGTTTCCAACATGGCCTTCTAAAAGCGAACCTGGTTATAGGAAGGCGATAGCTGCCAGTAGTCCGAAACCACCTTCCGGTGGTCAACGCTATAAAGATCTCAAAGATGATGACGGATTCTATATTGGAGTTGGCGAGGATAATCGTGGCTTTAATTTGAAATCCACGTTTAGTCTTAAGTTTTAA
- the LOC135846575 gene encoding WD repeat-containing protein 13-like, whose product MNLTNYWQQQAFAIDSKFNAYRANGNPHFKTLYIRRRNQLLRENTRKDDTGLRKQYLRIRTQLLQQRYNVLLDQASISSRSVSVRSGSRISDDIDNLETTSVVPTRHAEASRAIVGDNTISENYAFVGVHYIFDQHTGAVTLLKFANNDKSRLCCVSHDSTISICNVTSSPPHVEGILRGHTKPVTGCDWSASNDLMVSCSLDGTICLWEVASFKCIRRVHGPASFSLLSCLFHPVNNNIVVAGNENGLICVLNISTGKYPRGGNCKVGGQILSLTFDANGQLLWAGSDKGVITSLMCDDLGRLSKLNRIVVAQNCAITCLSWRAWISREARDPTLLVNCAANAVCLFRVSDNNGRLQLKKKFNVRHKSGRCLVRSTFCPIMSFREGACIVSGSEDSCVYFLDIARDTNFMVNKLQGHASPVLGVSFNYDESLLATSDQQGLVILWSREKNPLKEHLQNQ is encoded by the exons atgaaCCTAACAAATTATTGGCAACAGCAAGCTTTCGCAATTGATTCAAAGTTCAACGCCTACAGAGCTAATGGAAACCCTCATTTCA AAACACTATACATTCGAAGAAGAAACCAGTTACTGCGAGAAAACACAAGAAAAGAT GATACTGGACTTCGTAAACAGTATCTACGCATTAGAACTCAATTACTACAACAAAGATATAACGTATTGCTCGACCAAGCCAGTATTTCTAGTCGTAGTGTGAGTGTTAGAAGTGGAAGTCGAATAAGCGACGATATCGATAATTTGGAAACAACTAGTGTTGTGCCTACCAGACATGCTGAAGCTTCTAGAGCCATCGTAGGAGATAACACGATTTCTGAAAACTACGCTTTCGTTGGAGTACATTATATATTCGATCaa CATACCGGAGCTGTGACTCTGTTGAAGTTTGCAAATAATGATAAGTCACGGCTGTGCTGCGTTTCGCATGATTCCACAATCAGTATTTGTAATGTCACATCTTCACCTCCTCATGTTGAAGGAATATTAAGAGGCCATACGAAGCCAGTTACTG GATGCGACTGGTCAGCTTCTAATGATTTGATGGTAAGCTGTTCTTTGGACGGAACTATCTGTTTATGGGAAGTTGCATCGTTCAAATGTATTCGCAGAGTACATGGTCCAGCATCGTTCAGTTTATTATCGTGTCTCTTCCATCCAGTCAATAATAATATTGTTGTT GCTGGAAACGAAAACGGTTTGATATGTGTTTTAAATATATCGACCGGAAAGTATCCTCGAGGAGGGAATTGCAAAGTGGGTGGTCAAATTCTATCGTTAACTTTCGACGCTAATGGACAACTCTTATGGGCTGGATCTGATAAg gGCGTAATTACATCGTTAATGTGTGATGATTTGGGCCGATTGAGCAAACTGAATCGTATTGTTGTGGCTCAGAATTGCGCCATTACTTGTCTGAGTTGGCGAGCTTGGATAAGTCGAGAAGCGAGAGATCCAACGTTATTGGTGAATTGCGCAGCTAATGCTGTCTGTTTGTTCAG GGTATCGGATAACAACGGTCGTTTACaactaaagaaaaaattcaacgtacgTCACAAAAGTGGACGGTGTCTCGTAAGATCAACTTTCTGCCCAATTATGTCATTCCGCGAAGGCGCTTGCATAG tTAGCGGAAGCGAAGATTCTTGCGTGTATTTTTTAGATATCGCTCGTGATACTAATTTTATGGTTAATAAACTACAAGGACACGCATCCCCAGTACTAGGCGTTAGTTTTAATTACGACGAATCTCTGTTGGCTACAAGTGATCAGCAAGGTTTGGTTATTTTGTGGTCGCGTGAAAAGAATCCCTTGAAGGAACATTTGCAGAATCAGTGA